Proteins encoded in a region of the Trichosurus vulpecula isolate mTriVul1 chromosome 9, mTriVul1.pri, whole genome shotgun sequence genome:
- the NOL8 gene encoding nucleolar protein 8 — translation MIMAASTGERRLFVGGLGPSVTQDDVRSQLGRFGDVSSVELVSRVNELGSPEKTFAYVNIKLSEGDLKRCLSALNKTTWKGGTLQVQLAKESFLHRLAKERLQAQAEQQQRPPDGPTTDPVTALRKNGGLEFHMKAVPGTEVPGHKDWVVSKFGRVLPVLHLRSQNRRKILKYDPSKYCHNLKKFEQDVTSTVSISDLTWKLEGGDDMMSKKQQGQFPAFRSCPKRARVGGSHCSPSRAAGRPELACPAHANPTQQLGVPKANSRPTELPMSVFSKRKNDQKLQAGFLHTSKSPIVRGKNSMSDDDVDSEEELKAMIAEEKKSQRTTFPETNSTQKDSFEVVGSDFKPNATVSGMKQKSARAPFADSATQVSEDDREYDSGDTDEIIAGGRNGDRSKDKPKISPKNKCKQKEDFLKTRANYASSSHAPETIKRKNSMVEEGERITKVSHVPPESESGESEEVDYESMMTNCYRLDLTLADLEKLANEDAEHLGASAMCAKQALPKRQHVASGQKTKKGPKKGARCINPKDILASLLEGEEKISDQNPPKENRLKSKFQAFRGIGTLYGGETPKKPLKNGRLTTQVKGQKSLKQEASPGSSMEKRAFDSNTCSGDEMSPPQDGKEANGANGLPHCPGKLPRRQLASGGQPPSSSECENASVSSLSSLDAKKPLGLHAKTCKTDLESDGGLGATEMGDAKWERSDSITLRLSAGPEPKHGPAVLKTHSKKPLKPSAGRDSMSAHVLGQDPKGSQARETECPPSRITPSDAISPRKHSEDNQKRLAALEERKRERELQKQLVHSALSSLDGRPASKPTHILFSSDSEDETEEKGGDKKPLPGSGVKRDLASKTSGKLFESSEDEEQETDDDEARFQIKPQFEGKAGKKLMSLQARFGADDRFRMDARFLESESEEEEEEIKEVETVEEEELIAEKKKNLEVIKNILHVGHQAPKPSKEETAAKQFRNVVHYDPTRLDHATFERKVDLEEKESKAKRRKKREEAEKLPQVSKDLYYNIATDLKERFRATEPAPGAAATGPWNETSDETETAPGAPNPPVGLGDFTFSFFGPDISEVKEAPYRTEARPPGRMAWQQDPRFQDSSSEEDEGASEPATGSQEVAKPEEVWPSGKPTSRFFFFSENDERLCVGPGSFWQGSGSQPSSEDWESRTLVLLQDCRKKHKAARRKAKP, via the exons GTTGGCAAAGGAGAGGCTTCAGGCCCAAGCAGAGCAGCAGCAGCGGCCCCCAGATGGCCCCACCACAGACCCTGTGACTGCCCTGAGGAAGAACGGAGGCCTGGAGTTCCACATGAAAGCCGTGCCAGGAACAGAGGTCCCAGGACACAAG gATTGGGTTGTGAGTAAGTTTGGGAGAGTTCTACCTGTCCTTCACCTTCGAAGCCAGAACAGACGTAAA ATCTTAAAATATGACCCATCAAAATATTGCCACAACCTAAAGAAGTTTGAACAGGATGTCACAAGTACTGTCTCTATTTCTGACCTCACTTGGAAATTGGAAGGAGGAGATGACATGATGAGTAAGAAACAACAAGGTCAGTTTCCTGCCTTCAGAAGCTGTCCTAAGAGAGCGAGGGTTGGGGGCAGCCACTGCTCCCCATCCAGGGCTGCGGGACGCCCTGAGCTGGCATGCCCAGCCCATGCAAACCCAACACAACAGCTGGGTGTGCCAAAAGCCAACTCCAGACCCACTGAACTTCCTATGTCAGTGTTCTCTAAACGTAAGAATGATCAGAAGCTACAGGCAGGGTTTCTTCACACTTCAAAATCACCCATTGTCAGAGGCAAAAATAGCATGTCTGACGACGATGTTGATTCTGAAGAAGAGTTGAAAGCCATGATAGCAGAAGagaagaaatcacaaaggacAACCTTCCCTGAGACAAACAGCACTCAAAAGGATTCCTTTGAGGTTGTCGGCAGTGATTTCAAGCCAAATGCGACCGTTTCAGGGATGAAACAGAAAAGCGCCCGGGCCCCTTTTGCAGACAGTGCCACTCAAGTTTCTGAAGATGACCGAGAGTATGACTCAGGGGACACAGATGAAATCATTGCTGGGGGAAGAAATGGTGATCGGAGCAAAGACAAGCCAAAAATTTCaccaaaaaataaatgcaaacaaaaagaaGACTTTCTGAAAACTAGAGCAAACTATGCATCATCTTCTCATGCCCCAGAAAcgattaaaaggaaaaattccaTGGTTGAGGAAGGAGAGCGTATCACTAAAGTGTCTCATGTGCCCCCTGAAAGTGAGAGTGGTGAGTCTGAAGAAGTGGATTATgaatctatgatgactaactgcTATCGCCTCGACCTCACCTTGGCTGACCTCGAGAAGCTGGCAAATGAAGATGCTGAGCACCTGGGGGCATCTGCCATGTGTGCCAAGCAGGCTCTCCCCAAGAGACAGCACGTTGCTTCTGGCCAGAAAACGAAGAAGGGTCCCAAGAAAGGGGCCCGGTGCATCAATCCCAAGGACATTTTGGCTTCCCTcttagaaggggaagagaaaatcaGTGACCAGAACCCACCCAAGGAAAATAGGTTGAAGTCCAAGTTTCAGGCTTTCAGAGGCATAGGAACTCTCTATGGAGGGGAGACACCAAAGAAACCCTTGAAGAATGGCAGGCTCACCACTCAGGTAAAAGGACAGAAGTCTTTGAAACAGGAAGCATCTCCTGGTAGTTCTATGGAAAAACGAGCCTTTGATTCGAACACTTGTTCTGGTGATGAAAtgtccccaccccaagatgggaAGGAAGCAAATGGGGCAAACGGTCTTCCACACTGTCCTGGAAAACTTCCGAGGAGGCAGCTAGCCAGTGGAGGCCAGCCACCTTCTAGTTCTGAATGTGAAAATGCTTCTGTTTCTAGCCTGTCCTCGTTGGACGCTAAGAAACCCTTGGGTCTTCATGCAAAGACTTGTAAGACAGACTTGGAAAGTGATGGTGGCCTTGGTGCCACTGAAATGGGAGATGCCAAGTGGGAAAGGAGTGATTCCATCACCCTCCGGCTGTCTGCAGGTCCAGAGCCCAAGCATGGGCCAGCTGTTCTGAAAACACATTCCAAGAAGCCCCTCAAACCCTCTGCTGGGAGGGACAGCATGTCCGCTCATGTGCTAGGGCAGGACCCGAAGGGATCTCAGGCCAGGGAGACTGAATGCCCGCCTTCTCGAATCACGCCATCTGATGCCATCAGCCCTCGTAAGCACTCTGAGGATAATCAGAAACGCTTGGCAGccttggaggagaggaagagagaacgGGAGCTACAGAAGCAGCTGGTCCACAGCGCTCTGTCCAGCCTG GATGGCCGTCCGGCAAGCAAACCAACTCACATCCTGTTCAGCTCTGACAGTGAAGATGAGACGGAAGAGAAAGGGGGTGATAAAAAGCCTCTTCCAGGAAGCGGAGTGAAACGA gatttgGCCAGTAAAACCTCTGGGAAACTCTTCGAGAGCAGTGAGGACGAAGAGCAGGAGACCGATGATGATGAGGCCCGATTTCAAATTAAACCCCAGTTTGAAGGCAAAGCTGGAAAAAAG CTCATGAGTTTACAGGCCCGCTTTGGTGCTGATGACCGCTTTCGAATGGATGCTCGCTTTCTagagagtgagagtgaagaggaagaggagg AGATAAAAGAAGTAGAGACGGTCGAGGAAGAGGAGCTCATcgctgagaaaaagaaaaacctggagGTAATCAAGAACATTCTGCACGTCGGCCATCAGGCTCCAAAACCGAGCAAAGAGGAGACGGCTGCAAAGCAGTTCAG GAACGTTGTACACTATGATCCAACGAGGCTGGACCACGCCACGTTTGAGAGAAAAGTCGACCTTGAGGAGAAGGAAAG CAAAGCCAAgcgaagaaagaaaagagaagaggctgAGAAGCTGCCCCAAGTGTCCAAAGACCTGTATTACAACATTGCCACCGATCTCAAGGAGAGATTCAGGGCTACAGAGCCAGCCCCGGGAGCAGCAGCCACTGGCCCTTGGAATGAGACATCCGATGAGACAGAGACGGCTCCAGGAGCGCCCAACCCCCCGGTGGGACTTGGCGACTTCACCTTCTCTTTCTTCGGGCCGGACATCAGTGAGGTCAAGGAGG CACCGTACAGGACTGAAGCCAGGCCACCTGGGCGCATGGCCTGGCAGCAGGACCCTCGTTTCCAGGACAGTAGCTCGGAGGAGGATGAGGGGGCGTCTGAGCCTGCCACTGGGAGCCAGGAAGTGGCCAAGCCAGA AGAAGTGTGGCCATCTGGAAAACCAACcagtagatttttctttttctctgagaaTGACGAGAGATTATGTG TGGGTCCTGGGTCATTCTGGCAAGGTTCAGGAAGCCAGCCAAGCAGTGAAGACTGGGAATCCAGAACCTTGGTTCTGCTGCAG GATTGCCGGAAGAAACACAAGGCGGCCAGGAGGAAAGCCAAGCCCTAG